DNA sequence from the Terriglobales bacterium genome:
GGGCTCAACAGGTCTTGGCGAATCCCGACCTCTGGCACCCACGACGCGGTTTCGAAGTCATCGCCCGCAGCGTGATGGTGCCGTCGATTCCCGCCATCTACGACGCCATCGCCTCGCGCGCGGATCGCAACACCGTCGTCGTGGCTTCGGGAATCTCCTTCGGTGCGCGCATTGCGCAGGATAAACTCGGCATCCCTACCGCGACCTTGCACCTGCAGCCCTCCATCGTTCGCAGCCAGGTCGATAACGGTCTCGCCGGTTACGTCCGTATCTCCGCTTCGCAGCCCATGTGGTTCAAGAAAGCATTCTTCCGGCTCGTCGATTGGTTTGTCGTCGATAAATACCTGAAGCGCCCTATCAACGAGTTCCGCGCCAGCCTAGGTCTTGCTCCCGTCGACCGTATCTTTCACCAGTGGATACACTCGCCCGATCTCGTGCTGGCATTCTTTCCCGAATGGTTTGCTCCGCGCCAACCCGATTGGCCCGCGAATCTGCACTGCGTCGGTTTCGTCCTCTGGGACGCCGCCGGACATGCCCCTGTTCCGCCGGACGCCGAACGGTTCCTTGAACAAGGCGAGCCGCCTGTCATCTTCACCCCGGGTTCTGCCGCTTCCACCCTGCACCGCTTTTTCGAGCAATCCGTGAAAGCCCTTGAGGGAACATCGGTTCGCGCCATGATGGTCACCAACTTCCCCGAACAGCTTCCGCCCAACCTGCCGTCCAACATCCGCCAGTTCGGGTACCTTCCCTTCAGCGAAGTCTTGCCGCGCGCCGCGCTGCTGGTCCATCACGGCGGCATAGGCACCATCGCCCAGGCCATCAAGGCCGGCATTCCGCACCTCGTTGTTCCCAATGGGCACGATCAATTCGATAACGGCTGGCGTATCGAACAGCTTGGGCTCGGGGTGAGCATTCACGGGACTCGATACAAAGCAGAAAAAGTAAAAGCCGCGTTGCGGAAACTGCTGCACGACGAAGCATTGCGGAAGCGTTGCCGCGAGTACGCGGATCGCATCGACAGCGAAGCGTCCCTTAATCGTGCTTGCGACCTGGTCGAGCAACTGGCCGCGCGCAAGCTGTCCTGACTCCGCTACAATGTCCGCAATGCGTTCTGGTGCTACCAACGGTGTGAAAGTTCTTCTCTGTGCGCTCATGTTGTTGCTTTCGGCCAGCGCTTCGAAGAACAAGTCGTTCTCCCAGGAAAGCGCCATCTCGCTGGTGAAGCGCACCACGGCTTCCATGCTCGATCCAGCGTTGCCTCGACGAGCCTTCGCCGGATGGGTGGAGGAAAAGTTTCAGGACTGGCGCATCGATTGGGAGATGAACGACTGCAGCCAAATCGGGCGAGAAATCATCTTTGACGGCAAACGCGACATTCCCACCTGCGTCCAATTGAATCTCGCCGAACCCGGTCGCGAGAGATCAAGCTCCAGTACGAACGGTTTTCAGATCTTCTTCCTGGTGGGAACCCAGAACAAGGGACTGCTGTCCGTTCCGCTGTTCCGAACCGCTCTCCGGGTCGATGAAGATCGGTCCGAAGTCGTCACTCGCCTGAGCGAAGTCGAGCCCTGATATGGCAAATTCCTTCATCTTCAAGCCGCTGACACCCGAGCGCTGGCACGATTTCGAGATTCTCTTCGGCGACAACGGCGCATGCGGCGGATGCTGGTGCATGGCATGGCGCTGGCGCCACAAGGAGTTCGTCGCCAAGAAAGGCGCCGGAGCCAAGCGTGCATTCAAGCGCATCGTGAACGGCGCCGTTCCCCCGGGCCTGCTTGCCTATGCCGGAAAAGAAGCAGTCGGCTGGATCGCCATCAGCCCTCGCTCTGACTACACGCGTCTGGAAGGCTCGCGCGTCCTCGCGCCCATCGACGACCAGCCTGTCTGGTGCGTTCCGTGCTTCTTCATTCGTAAGGACTACCGCAATCAGGGACTCTCGACAGAACTTCTGAAGGCCGCTGCCGTGTTCGCTAAGAAGCACAAGGCAAAGATCGTCGAAGGCTATCCCTATGACGTCGACAAGAAGCTTCCGCCACCATTCGTCTGGACAGGCCTGCTTGGAACATTCAAGAAGGCCGGCTTCAAGGAAGTGGCGCGCCGCTCGCAACAGCGCCCGATCATGCGGATCAATCTTTAAAAAGAAAGACCGCCCGAAGGCGGTCTTAAATTGCACCGATTAAGGCTATGGTTTCTTGATGTACACCATGCCTTGATACGTTCCATTGGGATAGAGGCTTATGCTCGAAGTCTTAGTCAGGACGCTCGAGGTTAGGTCAACCCGATATGCCTGGAATGCGGGCGACGAGCCTTCATAACCGAGCACGTAAACACGGCTGCCGTCATCGTTTACAACGAAGTCCGGGAAGTTTGCCCTCTCGGTTTCGGCAACCTTGGTGGGAACTCCCGTCGTTGGATTGACGCTGTAGACCTTGATTCCGCCGCCATAGTCGCTCCAACCGATGAAGAGATACCCGTTCGTACTGCGCAGCCGGGTTGGTGGTTCGGCCAACTTTCCGCTTGCCAAACTGCTGGATAACGCTACCGTTCCATCCTGTCCGACGCTGTAGATCTCGAGCGAGTCGTTGTACGTCCCGAACTCCCATGCCGGGATGTAAAGGAACTTGCCCGTCGAGTCGAACGTCATGGTTTCGACCAGCCGTTTGGTGCTGTGTACGTCCTGCATTTCTGTCAGGGCCCCGGTGTTCGGATCGACTGAATATGTCCGCACGTGGAAGATGATGTTTTCCGCTCCATCGACCGTGTTGTAATCACGCGTGACAAAGTACAGCACCGTGCCGGCGGAGTTTAGTTTCATCCCCTCGCTCGTGAACCCTCCCGGATATGTATTCGGAATTGTTATCAACCGTGTGGATCCGGAAGTGAACTCAGCCGTTTCGGGGTTGACGTCCACTTTGTCGATGAACACCTCATAGTTCTCGCCATACTGGACCAGGTACACGAACTTGCCACTCGGATGAGGGGCTATGTTCGGTATGTTCGACGGAAAATCGATGGAGCCAGCTTTGGTTACCGAGCCTGTGTTCCGATTGACCAGGAAACTCGCCATGCGTGAAGGAAGCCCATACCTATACGAGACGAACATATGTCCCAAAGCATTCGAGACCACAAACTGAGGTTCATAGTTGTTCGGATCGGCAATGCTGTAAGAAGGGATTCCGGCGAATGAACCCGTGTCGTCCACCAAGACCGCGGAGAGCGGGTTATAGTTCCCAAACGAGAACAGGAACCCGTCGCTCGCTGCCTTCGGCGCATACGCCACGTCAGGAGTGGTTTCGGTCTTCCACAACAGGTTCGACTGCAACTTGCTTACATCGCCGCCTGTCGCATCCACCGAGTACACATTCAGCTTCCCATTGCTCGTTCCGGAATAAACAACTCCTCCGAGTGGGTGCACAGCCAACGTGACCGGCCACTCGCTGCTCTCTGCGAACGACTTCTTATACGTCAACGCCCCGGTAGTTGGGTTGTACTGATAACTGGATATGCTCGCGTCAGTTCCGCTCCACACCGACGCGTACATCCACTGGTTCACCGGATCAAACGCCATCGTCTTGCTTGCGGTGTTCTGCATGCTTCCGAAACTGGAAAGCGCTCCGGTATCGGCGGCGATGTCGT
Encoded proteins:
- a CDS encoding nucleotide disphospho-sugar-binding domain-containing protein, with translation MHVLLPTLGSAGDVHPTIALALALRDRGHRATVITSPYFKEQIEYLGLGFAPVGTVEGAQQVLANPDLWHPRRGFEVIARSVMVPSIPAIYDAIASRADRNTVVVASGISFGARIAQDKLGIPTATLHLQPSIVRSQVDNGLAGYVRISASQPMWFKKAFFRLVDWFVVDKYLKRPINEFRASLGLAPVDRIFHQWIHSPDLVLAFFPEWFAPRQPDWPANLHCVGFVLWDAAGHAPVPPDAERFLEQGEPPVIFTPGSAASTLHRFFEQSVKALEGTSVRAMMVTNFPEQLPPNLPSNIRQFGYLPFSEVLPRAALLVHHGGIGTIAQAIKAGIPHLVVPNGHDQFDNGWRIEQLGLGVSIHGTRYKAEKVKAALRKLLHDEALRKRCREYADRIDSEASLNRACDLVEQLAARKLS
- a CDS encoding GNAT family N-acetyltransferase, whose translation is MANSFIFKPLTPERWHDFEILFGDNGACGGCWCMAWRWRHKEFVAKKGAGAKRAFKRIVNGAVPPGLLAYAGKEAVGWIAISPRSDYTRLEGSRVLAPIDDQPVWCVPCFFIRKDYRNQGLSTELLKAAAVFAKKHKAKIVEGYPYDVDKKLPPPFVWTGLLGTFKKAGFKEVARRSQQRPIMRINL